DNA from Macadamia integrifolia cultivar HAES 741 chromosome 12, SCU_Mint_v3, whole genome shotgun sequence:
CAAGGCAGAATTATTATAATTTGTTCCAAGTCGAAGCATAAATGGATCTCCAACAGAAGAGTAAGCTTCATATGACATTCAATACTATTTACAAGGATATAATTGAAAAGGAaaacagagaaataaaaaatcaggTCAAACTACTTGACTGCTTCTCATTTCTTAAGCGGGCTTTGAAAAATGTATACATCATGCAACTGACCTCCGGAAGCCAAGAGATAAACAGTGCATTACAGAAATAAAGAAGTCTAAATTAGCGTTCTTTTCTCCTCAGTTCGATACAGGAAtattttattcccaaaaaagGATACCATATTTTACCCTTCACGGTACATAGCCAAAGTGGGTAAAGTGGGTAATACCTTTTCGTCCTTCTCAAATCCAGAAGCCAGCACTTTAACCCCATCCATTGCAAGGCAACAAGTAAAACCTTGTTTAGGCAAAGCTCTGTTTTCTTTTGCGCAGGAAAGAACACATTGAGGACCTGCAAATAGTTCCAAAACGCAAACCCAAATCCATCCCACTTTTCATTAGTGAGGAAGAAAACGACGCAGcaaaaagccaaaattagaTCCAGAACGATACCAAGTAAATTACAGCCCTTGGCTCTAAGATCCTCGAATTTCTCCTGCAAATTAATCGTTTCGTTAACTAAAATCTtcaattacaaaaaaataaaaatcccgtTCGATTTCAATTGAGTAGGTGTTTGTAAATTATAAGTACATGTTCGGGAGAGGAGATGATATGGTAATCGTTAGGACCGGTTCGCGATGGATCGCAGCAGAGATTAACCTCGGCACCGTTCTGCTTGAGGGCATCGTGAAGAGTATCGAAGATTTCAGGCGGGACGAGCTTCCGAGACATGAAGACGTTCACTCCTTTGAACACCTTCGGCATCAGCTTCTTTCTATCTGCCATTTCTTCACTCCTTTAACCTTCAACGCACCAATTCCACAAAGTCCAGACCAAAATTCTTGGACGAAGAGAGAGGAGCAAGCTTGCGGTTATGAGCTCAAGCAGTGACCTGTAATGTCTGCAACTTTTATAGTTAAAAAGAGACGCGGGAAGCTGAGTTTTGATTCGGGGAGAGGATTGCGCAGGTGTGTGCTGCAGAGGGACCAGTGAGAGCTCTGTGTCTCTTTCTCTGTACTGGTGAGGATATGAATCCAGGCATGGGACCAAGGATTACAAATATTTGATTTGCTGGGATAGCACAGCAGGCCCAATCAGGTGATAAAGAAAAGCATCTTCCATGATAAACATCAAGCATATCGGTGTGGAGAATCAACATGAGATTCATTAAGGCCACTTGGGGAGCTGATCAAATTGTTTTGGAAAACTAAAATCTGGTAAATTATGGACAGAAGAATGCTATGCACTGGCATAGATACATGCTTGAACACAAGAGGTGTAACTTGATCGTACTTCCCTCACAAGGAAAAAAaccaggaaaaacaagaagaaaaaaaaaattaggtatgATAGGTATAGTTATCTTTATGGCAAGAGATCATGCTTAGTTGTGTGGCCCGAGCATTAGTATTAGGGCTAATGAAACCACGTGCAAGAACATCAATAtgaatgggattttttatttcacaagggtTGTAAGGTTGATGTGAAAATCTTAATAGCAAATAGCACTGCAAATGTAGTTGGGAGGACTTGACATTGAGACCAAGGCTCAAGGCTTGCTACAACGAGACAAGCGACTCAATTGTCCCCTTATTAGATGTGATGAGGATTGGGGAAtgctttatttttaaaaaaaaactagaaaaggtATAAATTTTTAAGGGACTATCTAAGTGACACCTCTATGAGTGTAATTTGAACATGAAACCCCCTCGTCTTGTATAAAAAAGTTCTTAAAGGTAAATGTATGAAAGATTTTACAAAATTAACTCGAAAATGAATTATGTCATCATCCAAAgtaatcattattttatacATTTTTCAAGTAGATATGTAAAATGATACTATTTATCCTTCtgtttttttggggtgggggggtggggttggagGGGGAATGTGTTATACTTTTTTTTAGTAGAAGAAAAATGTGTTATACTCAAAGGCCTTAAAACAAGGTTAAAATTATTGGCATCTCAaaggggtgtcaataagaatATCCTAATAAATTTAAATGTAATTTAGCTTTGAAGTATGGAAGTAATATTTCTAGACAAGTTACTTTTGCCTGGAGTCTTAAGGGTTTTGCTTCATGGACAACAAAGTTCTTGCCCCTTAAAGCTAAATATATCTCTATGGGTAATCTCATGTGCAAGGTTCTAGAATTGGGAATCAGGCATCAGATTGGTCTACATTGATTTCGATCTCATTTATAATTGAGAATCAGCCAAAATCAGTCAAGACCCGGTTGGACCCGACCGAGATCAATAAGAACATGTATTTTTAAGAATCAGGAtcgattgattttgatttgatttctaaaCAATGCTCATATGTCTCAAAAGATATAGTcctgaaaatttcttctttgcttCAGAGATATTTAGATGATCCACTTGGCTAAAGTGACCCCATGCTTTGATATTAACTGTACTTGGTTTTACAATTGCCACCTTCTATTTGTTCCCTCTTTTCAGCTTGGAGTTGACCACTGTATTCGTTTTGCTATTAGGTTCCCTGTGAAATAAATGGTAGAAACAAAAGGTCAATAGTTTCTGCACCTTCTTCGTGCTATTGAATTCCTCTTAACACTATTTTGGCACTTGGAGAAACCCATAAGAGCTGAAACTTGACAAGCGAGCTGTGAGGGAACCAGGTGTATACTTGTCCAAAAGATTTCGGCTTCATTCAACCTGCCACAAGGCAAACATTGTGAGCAAACCCGaagaaaaaatcatatttttccaaCTAGGAAAACCCAGCCTAAAAGTAAAATGAATTGACGGTAAAAATTTTCCGATGAACAAGAGGTTGAATCATAAAACAGTCAGAATCTATTATCAAAAGCTCATATAGATCACAGAATAAGCTACCATGCTAGCCAAGTTTGCTGAATGACACAATTGTGAAAGTTGTTGTCAAGCACGATCACAAAACCAAGGAGTTGCCAAAATAGGTTGGCACTGGCATAGCAAATAAGAATCTACAGTATCAGACTCTACTAACAAACCTTCTGATGAATGTCCATCAAAATTATTGGATTTAAGATGAGAAATGCCAACAAACCTTTTAAGCAAGACGAGATCAGCATCAACCAAAGCCCTTTTGTTGAGTCTTTCTAATTCTTAGTTATTTCTGTTTAAGAGTTTGGAAGTTGGGTGTAGAATGGGGAGTGGGAGAGGAAAAGATTTTACCATGTGTCAGGCCAAGAGAAAAAGGTATTGGCGCTACTGCTCTTACCAAATGGTGCAGCTGCTTTGAACTAGTTCGCAACCTCAACATGAACTTGTTAATACCACTAGGAAGACCAAGAGAGCAACTTGAAAGGATTTTCAAAATTCTGACCATGTCTACTTGGCACGATACAGCAACTCTCTGCAGTCCTATCCTTAACTTGGCTGAGCTCGAATTATCTTCGTTAACTACAAACTTTTAGACATCGAAATAACAGAAACTATGTTTACAGCCAGATACTTATCTAAACAAAGATATAAAATTACTCAGTTCAAAGGTAGTTAATTGGTAAAAGAGCTACGTAATTTTACCAAATAAACATGAGTTTCCCAACACAGACATGAGCTTTGCAAGTGAGGTACTTCAATTCTAATGTTAAGTTGCATAAATACCTGGCTGATGAGCATTGCAGACCTCCAAGGATAGACCATTTGAGAAATTACCACAGCCCCAAAAGTACTCAAATGCTTACATCCTTCGGTTCTGAATAAGATCATAGAAATACTATGTATGAGCACGAAAATTTCTAAAACATATATTCATCAGTACATTCAACTTGGATTCATCTACCAAGAAGTTCTCACGATTTAATCTGTAACTGAGCAACACAAAATTTATCATCAGTCTCTACATATCTTTGCAAGAACAAATATAATGCAAATCAAAATCTTAAAGCATCAGAAAAACAGATTCGCGTTCTTTGGAACTTAATAGTAAAGCTGATATTCTAATAATTGCATAATTGGCTTCAACCTGAACTTGACTTGGTTAGCAGACTGAAACTAAACAAATCATAAGTTGGACTTAATAAATAGAATCAATGACTGATCAACGGCCGGATTTAGAAGATGAGAGATAGTATTAATATTTTCATGAGGTTACAACATTTTCTGATATAAAATTCGAAAttttacaagaaagaaaaaccatagAGAACTGCTGATCACTTACTCACTTCAGTGTCATGAGTCACTGGTGAACAATTGTCTTCTGCTGCTACAATCCCTTCTAAGAAacgtctttttttcttttcttcttcttcttttttttttttttttttttttttttgattgagtGAGGATAATGTTGGAGTGTGAAAGAGCAGGGTTAATGCAATATGACCAGAACATTAGGGAAAAACCTCCAATATCTACAAGAACAATCACCAGTAACCCATCACCAAGtgagaggaaggaaaaaaatatacagATAGAGAGTGAAAGGTCATGTTGGATAGTAGAACAAACCCCTACCGGAAAGTGAAGATTTAAGGTCAGGCAAAACTTCCAAAGTTCCAGTCCTCTCATGAAAAATCGGCAACACTGATGGATAACTTGTGTTCTACGCCACCATGTCTCCAAGAAAAATCACTGACAAATAGAGGGGGAGAATGAAATTGAAACAGGTAGTGTTGGTTTTCAGTGCATCGGAGGGGAGATGGAAACCAGGGGCATatgtacgcagccttaaccCCGTTTCGTGGAGAGGCCgtttcctgactcaaacccGCAACCAAGTTGCAAGAGAACAACCTTACCGGTTCACCGAGGTCTGCCCTCTATTGCCACTAACATAAGAACCTGTAATAAAACTGATCTTATGACCATGAAAAAGAAGCAAATGCAGAACATGAATGAATATATCCGAATATGTCTGAAAACAGTTGTCTGCCTCTAAATTTGTCCTTCATTATTGAGAAAAGgacacccaccccaccccaccctacaacccccccacccaaaaaaaaaaaaaactgaaatgtAATCTGACATAAAGTAACAGGAAAAagatactttttttcttttttgtttatacAATCCAAAAGCATTGTCAATATTAAGCTTGATTCATTGCAGTAGTGAATTTAGCCTTGAGCATGAATGAATGATTACAGAAGAGCTAGAACACCAGATGGATTAGAAGGAACCACTTACAATGAAGCCTCTTGAGGACTCCACTTAAATCGGTCAGGTACTTCTGCTTTGAATAGTGAAACCTTTACTAACAGGTTGACTAAGTTGAGCATAAGGCCATAAGCTGAGGTTTATTGGTTAAGAATATATCTGCTGCTAGAACCATAACAACACAAAGGATGCTTGATCCTAAAATTTGGTTCTCAAAAAGATGATATGGTCCTTCTAAGCAACAAGAAAGGAGGAGAATAGATCCTTTTATTCCATATATTTttctgcaaaagaaaaaaaaaattatatatatatatatgcatataaaTTTTGATTGCGTGCATGACAGGGATGTCACTTACTCCTCAATCAGGTGGGTGCAGAGCCAATTCTTTCTTGGTTAAAGAGTTCCCCTTTGTTCAGCCCCCAAAAGAGGCCACTCTTTGGCTGCTCTAGAGCCATCACCAACTCCTAATTACAAAGCAACATCCATTGAAATGCAACAAGATAAATAAATGGCTTCTTTCTTGATGAAGTTCAGAAGATTACCGTTACATGGCAATTCACCAAAAAACTAATACAATGCTGCAAATGCGTGTTTCGGTGATGTTTCAGTTTTGGTTGGAGTAAGAATAACCACCAATGGTCCACATCTAAAATAAGTTATATACGAGGCCTTGTCTAACCATGGCTAAACAACCACATCAAAGCCATCTACAGATTGATCAGAAGGAAGGTTTAACATCGTAAATGCATAGCAAATTTGAACTAAGGAACACAAGGAAAAACGAAAATTAGAAATATGGGCATCATTCTAGGCAAACCTAAAGCAAAATCATGGCTGATGGAGCATTTTATGTTTAAAGTTTTCAATGATAAGAACAAAATTGGAATGATGAAAACCTCAAAACATAATCCCCAGTGCGGTACTATGTGAAAATTATCAAACATGAATGTGAGGATAGAGGAATTAGGGTAAGAATCAAACAGTAAATCTTTACCATCTGATGTGATCCAATTAGATTGTTCAGGAAAGACCTTGAGTGAATCTGGAAAACGAAAGAACAAATTCAGTCTCCAGATATAAAACATGACGATTAATCTGGGGAGATTTTGAGTCACTTCTTacctttgaagaagaaaaagaagagaggcaGTAAGTGAAGATCTTGTTGATGGAGTCTGACCCTTGAAGGACCTCAAACTCAAGAGTTGAGACTGAAGTGTTGGAGTTGAGAACAAAAAGGGAACAATATAGGTTACAGGAGTAAATGAGTTCTGGATCAAAATGATTTCCTGTAATCATGAGTGGAAGGCATTTATGCCCTCTAACATAAAATAGTAGGCCTCATTGTAATTGAGTccaacccccccacccctccaaaaatatatatatatatatatatatatatacttcctttTCCTCTCAAACAACTTGTTGGAAGAAAAACATTTAGCCTCATCTATTTTACTTCCACTCATTTGATgttgaaacaaatggagccttaaTGAAATCCTAGTTTATCTTTCAACCAAAAACCATTTCCTTTTGATAGAACAAAAAGAAACATGGGAGACTCCAAATTCTAATAGgggaaaatttgttttctcagGATTATAGTATTATACTCTTTCTGGATTTGTTGAAAATTCTTGGTTCGAGCTGAAAGATATCCTATCGATCATCAATGAACTGACTGCATCTTTGTTCTgcttcttttatattttatatttttgatgTTGGTCTAGCCAGAGATCAAATATGAAAGGTGAAAGATTGGCAATCCCTTCATGCCCCTTCCAGTTTGAAATATTGCAAACTAAGAATTCTTTGCATTGTTCTTCACCAAattctttttggtaaaacacGGATTCATCTTCAAAAAGTATATATTGTTAGGTAGATCTTGACAATTTCCAGTAAGGGATGACAGCTGCTAAAATCTACTCTAAAATCTTAGATGATTTCTAGTCAATCTAACAGCCATTTATCAAATTGAATGTacttctcaattctgaaaaacTACATCCATGACTGTATTGTACAAAACAACAAGGGGAATTGTCTAATGTTAGCAACAAAAAACAATCAAAAACAGAACAAATAACACAATACATTGGAGCTACTAATTCTTGGGTATGTTCTTCCCAACAATCTTCGCTGGCGTAAGCCGCAGAAGATTTCCAGGCTTCCCAGGAACCGCCCCCTTAACCATCACAATCCTCAATTCATTATCAATCTTCATGATCTTAAGCTTCCTGATCTTTGTCTTTGTTCCCCCCATCCTCCCAggcatcttcttccctttataAACACGTCCAGGCGTTGTACCAGCTCCGATGGACCCCAATGCTCTGTGACTCTTCGAACCGTGGGTCATCGGACCTCGCTTGAAATTATGTCTTTTGATTCCACCTGCAACAAAATGGACCAAAAATGATATAAGGGTCCTTTCTGTGAGAGCTTAAGCAGCCAGAAATTCTGAAAAAAGTTCAGAGACTGCAAACCTTGGAAGCCCTTGCCGATGGTTGTGCCGGAGACATCAACAAGATCACCTTCTTTGAAGATTTCATCAACTATAAGTTTCTGATTGGATTCGAAGCCCTCGACAGAGACGAGACGAAACTCCTGTAGATGCCTCATAGGGATTGCTCCAGCCTTGCTGAGATGACCCATTTCAGGCTTCGTGAGCTTCTTGTCCCTCACACGTCGATACCCAACTTGGACTGCATCATAGCCATCGGTGGCCTCTGTTTTCACTTGGGTCACAATGTTTCCTTCTCTGAAACCGATCACAGTCACTGGAACCACAGTACCTTCTGGTTCGAAGTAGGTCATCATTCCCAGCTTTGTTCCCATAACTCCAATCCCGGCTTCATAGCTCATCATTGTAGTGAAGGGTTTACGGCTATAGAACTGATTGGATTGTCTCTGTTTGGGGattgaggagaaaagagaatggagagaGGGGTGAGACATTGGTTTTGCTAGGGTTATTCTAAAGACAGGGCTGCTTGTGCGAGCAGTAGCAGTTCCGACAGAGACGGAGAAAGGGCAACGGGCAGTGGACGAGAGCGCCATTGACGCTGAAGGAGGTAGTGGCTTTGCAAGCCTGGAAACCTGCAACTGTGTTGCTCTACAATAAATCCCTTATCCTTCTGCACAGGCCCCAGAGACTCGAGGGGACTGGGTTTGGGGGAACACATAAATGGGAAATTGCCTTTG
Protein-coding regions in this window:
- the LOC122058277 gene encoding 50S ribosomal protein L3, chloroplastic, giving the protein MALSSTARCPFSVSVGTATARTSSPVFRITLAKPMSHPSLHSLFSSIPKQRQSNQFYSRKPFTTMMSYEAGIGVMGTKLGMMTYFEPEGTVVPVTVIGFREGNIVTQVKTEATDGYDAVQVGYRRVRDKKLTKPEMGHLSKAGAIPMRHLQEFRLVSVEGFESNQKLIVDEIFKEGDLVDVSGTTIGKGFQGGIKRHNFKRGPMTHGSKSHRALGSIGAGTTPGRVYKGKKMPGRMGGTKTKIRKLKIMKIDNELRIVMVKGAVPGKPGNLLRLTPAKIVGKNIPKN